From a region of the Oryza sativa Japonica Group chromosome 6, ASM3414082v1 genome:
- the LOC9271403 gene encoding auxin-responsive protein SAUR71, which yields MKRLLRRLSRVAAADACAAAAYQPLRADRTAKLSASSSSSLAGARRLGCGARVPEGHVPVCVGEEGGPVERYAVRTDLLGQPAFAALLRRAAQEYGYGHPGALRIPCPVADFHQLLLRLSAAAAGDGDDDDEDGGGLVYY from the coding sequence ATGAAGCGTCTCCTCAGGCGCCTCTCCCGCGTCGCCGCGGCcgacgcctgcgccgccgccgcgtaccAGCCGCTCCGGGCTGACCGGACGGCGAAGCTgtccgcgtcctcctcctcctccctcgccggcgcGAGGCGGCTGGGGTGCGGCGCGCGCGTCCCGGAGGGGCACGTGCCGGTGTgcgtcggcgaggagggcgggCCCGTGGAGCGCTACGCCGTGCGGACGGACCTCCTCGGCCAGCCGGCGTTCGCGGCGCTGCTCCGGCGGGCCGCCCAGGAGTACGGCTACGGCCACCCGGGCGCGCTCCGCATCCCCTGCCCCGTCGCCGACTTCcaccagctcctcctccgcctctccgccgccgccgccggcgacggcgacgacgacgacgaagacggcggcggcctggtCTACTACTAG